The sequence below is a genomic window from Mycobacterium heidelbergense.
ACCGTAGGTCTCGAGTTCCAGGAACCTACGACTTCAGTTCCGGCACACACGCTTCCAGGTTTCCTAGCCGCGACGGATTTTGAGTTCATAAACCCGTCCACGCCGAACCAATACCTACGACTACAGCTCAAAGACACAAGCGATCGCTACGGCGCGCAAAGCACTCGCTATGGGTACAGTGGCTGTCTTCGCAGCGACCAAGACCGGCAAACAAGGCGTCATCGGGCTTGCAGAAGAACTTCTGAAGCAGATCGCCAGCCAAGTGCCGCTCCCGAATCCCCTTGAAGCCATTGAGGATTCCGAAAACCTCGCCGACGCAGTCGAGTACTTCGCTCAGGAATTCGGCTCAGACTGGACAGGAACTCGAGCCCTTCAGGCCGGGGTCGTCGTCCACCACGGGACCTCCCCAAGAGACCCGAGAGGTGCTTGAAGAGCTGCTGGCGGAAGGGTATTCCGCAATGGTGCTCTGCACCAGCACCCTGGCGGAAGGCGTCAATCTTCCCATCCGCACCCTAGTCCTCTATTCAGTAACCCGCGGATCCGCGTCCGGAGAATCTACTCCGATGCTCGCGCGCGACATCAAAAACCTCGTGGGCCGCGCAGGACGTGCCGGAAGCTCAACAAGAGGCCTGGTCATTTGCGCTAACGATGGCCAATGGATACACATCCAACCTGTAGCACGGAACGCGCCGGGCGAGCCGGTCGCCGGAGCCCTCATCGAGCTGCTACGGCAGTTGCAGTCCGCGCTAGCCAGACAGGCCGGTGACTTGAATAATGAAGCGTTAGAAGGAACTCCCGAACTGCTCTCTCTGGTTGACGGAATCGACTCCGCACTAATCGAGCTAATCCACGAAGAAATCGGCGACGAAGAGTTCGCCGCCATCGCCACAACACTTGCGGCACAAACCTTCGCCGCACAACAGGCAGACCCGCTGCAGAGGGACCTGCTCAGACGTGTGTTCCAGGCGCGGGCATCCCGACTATTGGGAATGCGAGCCTCGGGGCGACTCGCGTGGATCCAGGAGACCGGGGCGAGACCGCGTTTGGTCGATTCAGTCATCGCAGATCTGTATCCGAGGTACGCGGGCTGGCTGACGGTCGGTTCGCCGCTGGATGACGGGCTGCTTGATGCGACGCTGAACTGGGCCTTTGAGCAAACAGGTTTTGAAGACATCGTCACTTCCGCGTTTGGCCAGGCAGACATTGCCGAACCCCATGACGTTCTTCGGTCCATTATCGCCGCGTGGCTGGAAGGTCGCCGCTATGTTGAGATTGCCGAGAGCTCTGCGCTCACGGTGGACCAACTACTGCGTATCCACACCCGAGTTGTGTTGTTTGACTTCGTCACATTAGTCGAACAAGCGCTCGCAGTCCTTCAGTATCACCTCGCCCAGCAGGGTGAGGTGATGTCGCCGACAGCTGCAGCGTTCGCTGATCATCTTCGGTATGGGGTGCCCACCCAAACTGCGCGAGATCTGATGGCGAGAGGATTGCGCCATCGCGTAGCGGCTGTCGCGTTAGGAGCAGAGTCCGCGTTCACGTCCAACGCCAACATCTTCGTCACGCCTGAATCGATCGCGCGAGAACTTCTTCAAGACACCGATTTGTGGTCGTCACGTCTCGGGACAC
It includes:
- a CDS encoding helicase C-terminal domain-containing protein — its product is MLEELLAEGYSAMVLCTSTLAEGVNLPIRTLVLYSVTRGSASGESTPMLARDIKNLVGRAGRAGSSTRGLVICANDGQWIHIQPVARNAPGEPVAGALIELLRQLQSALARQAGDLNNEALEGTPELLSLVDGIDSALIELIHEEIGDEEFAAIATTLAAQTFAAQQADPLQRDLLRRVFQARASRLLGMRASGRLAWIQETGARPRLVDSVIADLYPRYAGWLTVGSPLDDGLLDATLNWAFEQTGFEDIVTSAFGQADIAEPHDVLRSIIAAWLEGRRYVEIAESSALTVDQLLRIHTRVVLFDFVTLVEQALAVLQYHLAQQGEVMSPTAAAFADHLRYGVPTQTARDLMARGLRHRVAAVALGAESAFTSNANIFVTPESIARELLQDTDLWSSRLGTLVYQRTVYDVRTDRPAT